The following proteins come from a genomic window of Pseudomonas sp. J452:
- a CDS encoding GFA family protein: MERFTGGCLCGNVCIVASGRPYRVGLCHCLDCRKHHGSLFHASAIFPQDAVTIEGETRDYAGRFFCPRCGSSVFARSADEIEVNLGALDTPDQLMPTYESWIIRRESWLPPFPLARRYERDRDASSRFEE; the protein is encoded by the coding sequence ATGGAGCGATTCACGGGCGGTTGCCTGTGCGGCAACGTTTGCATCGTCGCGTCGGGACGGCCCTACCGGGTCGGCCTGTGTCACTGCCTCGACTGCCGCAAGCATCACGGCAGCCTTTTTCACGCTTCCGCGATATTCCCTCAGGATGCGGTGACGATCGAGGGCGAAACACGCGACTACGCCGGGCGGTTTTTCTGTCCGCGCTGCGGCTCGTCCGTTTTCGCCCGCAGCGCCGACGAAATCGAAGTGAACCTGGGGGCCCTGGATACTCCCGACCAACTGATGCCCACCTACGAAAGCTGGATCATCCGGCGTGAGTCCTGGTTGCCGCCGTTTCCGCTCGCCAGACGATACGAGCGCGATCGTGACGCCAGCAGTCGCTTCGAGGAGTAG
- a CDS encoding amidase, which produces MIEVTEVSIAELRAALEAGRTSAVELVQAYLARIDAYDGPATSTALNAVVVRNPEALAEAHASDARRARGATLSPLDGIPYTAKDSYLVKGLTAASGSPAFKDLVAQRDAFTVERLRAGGAICLGKTNMPPMANGGMQRGVYGRAESPYNAAYLTAPFASGSSNGAGTATAASYAAFGLAEETWSSGRGPASNNGLCAYTPSRGVISVRGNWPLTPTMDVVVPYARTMADLLEVLDVVVADDLDTRGDLWRLQPWVPIPKASAVRPASYLELAAPRDALKGKRFGVPRMFINQDELAGTSEKPGIGGPTGQRIHTRATVIELWQQARQALEAAGAQVIEVDFPLVSNCEGDRPGAPTVYNRGLVSKEFLHDELWELSGWAFDDFLRANGDPKLNKLADVDGPLIFPHDPGTLPNREDDLAAGMDEYVNMAKRGIKSWDQIATLPDGLRGLEKTRKIDLEDWMDNLGLDAVLFPTVADVGPADADVNPASADIAWSNGIWVANGNLAIRHLGVPTVTVPMGVMADIGMPVGLTFAGRAYDDSALLRLAAAFEATGSKRLVPPRTPPLGRG; this is translated from the coding sequence ATGATCGAAGTCACCGAGGTTTCCATCGCCGAACTGCGCGCCGCGCTCGAAGCCGGCCGCACCAGCGCCGTCGAGCTGGTCCAGGCCTATCTGGCGCGGATTGATGCTTACGATGGCCCCGCCACATCCACCGCGCTGAATGCCGTGGTGGTGCGTAACCCCGAGGCTCTGGCCGAGGCACATGCCTCCGACGCGCGCCGCGCGCGTGGCGCTACCCTCAGCCCGCTCGACGGCATCCCCTACACGGCCAAGGACAGCTACCTGGTCAAAGGCCTCACCGCCGCCTCCGGCAGCCCGGCGTTCAAGGACCTGGTCGCCCAGCGCGACGCCTTCACCGTCGAGCGTCTGCGCGCTGGCGGCGCCATCTGCCTGGGCAAGACCAACATGCCGCCCATGGCCAACGGCGGCATGCAGCGCGGCGTGTATGGCCGCGCGGAAAGCCCGTACAACGCCGCCTACCTCACCGCGCCGTTCGCCTCGGGCTCGTCCAACGGTGCCGGCACCGCCACCGCCGCCAGCTATGCCGCCTTCGGCCTGGCCGAGGAAACCTGGTCGAGCGGCCGTGGCCCGGCCTCGAATAATGGTCTGTGCGCCTACACCCCGTCGCGAGGGGTGATCTCGGTGCGCGGCAACTGGCCGCTGACCCCGACCATGGACGTGGTGGTGCCTTACGCGCGAACCATGGCCGACCTGCTCGAAGTGCTCGACGTGGTGGTGGCGGACGACCTCGACACCCGTGGCGACCTCTGGCGCCTGCAACCCTGGGTGCCGATCCCCAAGGCCTCGGCGGTGCGCCCGGCTTCCTACCTGGAACTTGCCGCCCCGCGTGATGCACTCAAGGGCAAGCGCTTCGGCGTGCCGCGCATGTTTATCAACCAGGATGAGCTGGCCGGCACCAGCGAGAAGCCCGGTATTGGCGGCCCGACCGGGCAGCGGATTCATACCCGCGCCACGGTGATCGAGCTGTGGCAGCAGGCGCGCCAGGCCCTCGAAGCCGCCGGCGCGCAAGTGATCGAAGTGGACTTCCCGCTGGTCTCCAATTGCGAGGGCGACCGCCCTGGCGCCCCGACCGTGTACAACCGCGGCCTGGTGTCCAAGGAGTTCCTCCATGATGAACTGTGGGAGCTGTCAGGCTGGGCGTTCGACGACTTCCTGCGGGCCAATGGCGATCCCAAGCTGAACAAGCTCGCCGATGTCGACGGCCCGCTGATCTTCCCCCACGACCCGGGCACGCTGCCGAATCGCGAAGACGACCTGGCCGCCGGCATGGACGAATACGTGAACATGGCCAAGCGCGGCATCAAGTCGTGGGATCAGATAGCTACGCTGCCGGACGGCCTGCGCGGCCTGGAAAAGACCCGCAAGATCGACCTCGAAGACTGGATGGACAACCTCGGCCTCGACGCGGTGCTGTTCCCCACCGTGGCCGACGTCGGCCCGGCGGACGCCGATGTGAACCCGGCCTCGGCGGATATCGCCTGGAGCAACGGCATCTGGGTGGCCAACGGCAATCTGGCCATCCGTCACCTGGGCGTGCCGACCGTCACCGTGCCGATGGGCGTGATGGCGGACATCGGCATGCCGGTGGGGCTGACCTTCGCCGGGCGTGCCTATGACGATTCGGCGTTGCTGCGTTTGGCGGCGGCGTTCGAAGCGACGGGTTCGAAGCGCCTGGTGCCGCCGCGGACTCCGCCGTTGGGGCGCGGCTAG
- a CDS encoding DUF1329 domain-containing protein: protein MKAMINLLFGLACSLCGLNAQAAVSSAEAQRLGQDLTPVGAVRAGNSAGTIPAWNGGLPKDAGQENQDGFLDDPFADEQPLFTITAENLAQYQENLSAGQIAMFKRYPDSYRMPVYPSHRTVALPDAVYAAIKTSALNTEAIASGNGLKGFSASRYYAFPLPQNGLEVVWNHITRYRGRTLRRSIVQVTPQVSGDYTLVRFEDKVGFPEGLKDLDAEKTANALLYYTQRVTAPARLAGNVLLVHESIDQISQPRMAWLYNAGQRRVRRAPQVAYDGPGTAADGLATMDNLDMYNGAPDRYEWRLLGKRELYIPYNNYKLESPSLKYSDIVKAGHTNQDLARYELHRVWEVEAVLKPGERHIYAKRRFFLDEDSWQIALSEQYDTRGQLWRVGQAMLIHQYKAQVPLYAFETLNDLVAGRYLAIGMKNEEKRGVEFDIDLSAAEFTPAALRNAGVR from the coding sequence ATGAAAGCCATGATCAATCTGCTTTTCGGCCTGGCATGCAGCCTCTGCGGCCTCAACGCACAGGCGGCCGTTTCCAGCGCTGAAGCCCAGCGCCTGGGCCAGGACCTGACCCCGGTTGGCGCCGTACGGGCCGGCAACAGTGCCGGCACCATTCCCGCGTGGAACGGCGGTTTGCCCAAGGATGCCGGGCAGGAGAACCAGGACGGTTTTCTCGACGACCCCTTCGCCGATGAGCAACCGCTGTTCACCATCACCGCCGAGAACCTTGCGCAATACCAGGAGAACCTGTCCGCAGGCCAGATTGCGATGTTCAAGCGTTACCCCGACAGCTACCGGATGCCGGTCTACCCGAGCCATCGCACGGTCGCCTTGCCCGACGCTGTCTACGCCGCGATCAAGACCAGCGCGCTGAACACCGAAGCGATCGCCAGTGGTAATGGCCTGAAAGGTTTCTCCGCGAGCCGCTATTACGCCTTTCCACTGCCGCAAAATGGGCTTGAGGTGGTGTGGAACCACATCACCCGTTACCGCGGCCGTACCCTGCGCCGCAGCATCGTCCAGGTCACGCCGCAGGTCTCGGGGGACTACACCCTTGTCCGCTTCGAAGACAAGGTCGGCTTTCCCGAGGGTTTGAAGGATCTCGACGCGGAAAAAACCGCCAATGCCTTGCTCTATTACACCCAGCGGGTCACGGCACCGGCACGCCTGGCCGGCAACGTGCTGCTGGTGCATGAGTCCATCGACCAGATCAGCCAGCCGCGCATGGCCTGGTTGTACAACGCTGGCCAGCGTCGTGTGCGCCGCGCGCCACAGGTCGCCTATGACGGCCCCGGCACGGCGGCGGACGGCCTCGCCACCATGGACAATCTGGACATGTACAACGGCGCGCCGGATCGCTACGAGTGGCGCCTGCTGGGCAAGCGCGAGCTGTATATCCCGTACAACAACTACAAGCTCGAATCGCCCAGCCTCAAGTACAGCGACATCGTCAAAGCCGGGCATACCAACCAGGACCTGGCCCGCTATGAACTGCACCGGGTCTGGGAAGTCGAGGCCGTGCTGAAACCGGGGGAGCGGCATATCTATGCCAAACGCCGCTTCTTCCTGGACGAAGACTCGTGGCAGATCGCGTTATCCGAACAGTACGACACGCGCGGTCAATTGTGGCGAGTGGGCCAGGCCATGCTGATTCACCAGTACAAGGCGCAGGTTCCCCTGTATGCCTTCGAGACGCTCAATGACCTGGTGGCGGGGCGCTATCTGGCCATCGGCATGAAGAACGAGGAGAAGCGTGGGGTCGAGTTCGATATCGACCTGTCCGCAGCCGAGTTCACGCCTGCGGCGCTGCGCAACGCCGGGGTGCGTTAG
- a CDS encoding alkane 1-monooxygenase, whose protein sequence is MNALHYLKYFLFHAVGLLAATAILAGGAWISLGLLAIVAFYVIGDAISGDDTSTPQFKHPGILTVQLWLALPLLAFIVFAAVWSVSGGDFLGFGAALSRLSGYDLLAARDATDAGHHVSTWAITWLMIGMTGTIPAHELTHRTWDPISMLVGRWLLAFSFDTVFAIEHVYGHHRYVSTSEDPATAPRGRNVYFHVLASTLKGNLSAWAIEKKRLARKGHSLFGWHNAVLRGYLMSLLLVVAAYAIGGAWAALFFVASALAGKALLEIVNYMEHYGMVRNPATPVQPRHSWNTNKRISSWAMFNLTRHSHHHAQGEVPYQDLKPFPDAPMMVGGYLTTIIVAMIPPLWHHLMTPKVLAWDRDYASAEERELARAANARSGIQALLAANRHSG, encoded by the coding sequence ATGAACGCTCTGCACTACCTCAAGTACTTCCTGTTCCACGCCGTCGGCCTGCTCGCGGCCACCGCCATCCTCGCCGGTGGCGCCTGGATCAGCCTCGGCCTGCTCGCCATCGTGGCCTTCTACGTGATCGGCGATGCCATCAGCGGCGACGACACCAGCACTCCGCAGTTCAAGCATCCCGGCATTCTCACTGTGCAGCTGTGGCTGGCTCTGCCGCTGCTGGCCTTTATCGTGTTCGCGGCGGTGTGGAGCGTCAGCGGCGGGGATTTCCTCGGTTTCGGCGCCGCGCTGAGCCGGCTCAGCGGCTATGACCTGCTCGCCGCCCGCGATGCCACCGATGCCGGCCACCACGTCTCCACCTGGGCCATCACCTGGCTGATGATCGGCATGACCGGCACCATCCCGGCCCATGAGCTGACCCACCGCACCTGGGACCCGATCTCCATGCTGGTCGGCCGCTGGCTGCTGGCCTTCAGCTTCGATACGGTGTTCGCCATCGAGCACGTTTACGGCCACCACCGCTACGTCTCCACCAGCGAGGACCCGGCCACCGCGCCACGCGGGCGCAACGTTTACTTCCACGTGCTTGCCTCGACCCTCAAGGGCAACCTGAGCGCCTGGGCGATCGAGAAGAAGCGCCTGGCACGCAAGGGCCACAGCCTGTTCGGCTGGCACAACGCAGTGCTGCGCGGCTACCTGATGAGCCTGCTGCTGGTCGTTGCCGCCTACGCCATCGGCGGCGCCTGGGCCGCACTGTTCTTCGTCGCGAGTGCCCTGGCGGGCAAGGCGCTGCTGGAGATCGTCAACTACATGGAGCACTACGGCATGGTGCGCAACCCGGCCACGCCGGTGCAGCCACGGCATTCGTGGAACACCAACAAGCGCATCAGCTCCTGGGCCATGTTCAACCTGACCCGCCACTCCCATCACCACGCCCAGGGCGAAGTGCCTTACCAGGATCTCAAGCCCTTCCCGGATGCGCCGATGATGGTCGGCGGCTACCTGACCACCATCATCGTGGCCATGATCCCGCCGCTCTGGCACCACTTGATGACGCCCAAGGTGCTGGCCTGGGACCGCGACTATGCCAGTGCCGAAGAGCGCGAGCTGGCCCGTGCGGCGAACGCCCGCAGCGGCATCCAGGCACTGCTGGCCGCCAATCGCCACTCTGGCTAA
- a CDS encoding 2Fe-2S iron-sulfur cluster binding domain-containing protein: MFYFLSRPRASRAAINGIDVEVQPRETLLQAALRQGIDFPHSCRVGGCASCKCRLVEGRVRELTESGYILSDAELDAGYILACQSVPRGDVRIEVDLARQQARRQVRGRVVAQERLTHDISRLVIQLDDSLAYQAGQYAELTLDSLPQQPRSFSFASPVQADGQVSFFIRRVPGGLFTGLVDEQPLLGQGVTVAGPLGDFHLRPGAAPLLLIAGGSGLAPLLAMLQDALVDGCKRPATLLFGAREERDLYALDAIAAIAAQWRAPFRFVPVLSAAAVDAPWQGARGLVTTQIAVLLEPGAHAYLCGPPAMIDSAVPLLRAMGVSSEHIHADRFTTCQDARPVPA; encoded by the coding sequence ATGTTTTATTTCCTATCCAGGCCGCGCGCGAGCAGGGCCGCGATCAACGGTATCGACGTCGAGGTGCAGCCCCGGGAGACCCTGCTGCAGGCTGCACTGCGCCAGGGCATCGACTTCCCGCACAGCTGCCGGGTCGGTGGCTGTGCCAGTTGCAAGTGCCGGCTGGTCGAGGGGCGGGTCCGTGAGCTGACCGAGAGCGGCTACATCCTCTCCGACGCGGAACTGGATGCCGGCTATATCCTCGCCTGCCAGAGCGTGCCCAGGGGCGACGTGCGCATCGAGGTCGACCTGGCGCGCCAGCAGGCCCGCCGTCAGGTGCGCGGCCGGGTGGTGGCGCAGGAGCGCCTGACCCACGATATCAGCCGCCTGGTCATCCAGCTCGACGACAGCCTGGCGTACCAGGCCGGCCAGTATGCCGAGCTGACGCTCGACAGCCTGCCGCAGCAGCCACGCAGCTTCTCCTTCGCCAGCCCGGTGCAGGCCGATGGCCAAGTCAGTTTCTTTATCCGCCGGGTGCCCGGCGGGTTGTTCACCGGCCTGGTCGATGAGCAGCCGCTGCTCGGCCAGGGCGTGACCGTCGCCGGCCCGCTGGGCGACTTTCATCTGCGCCCGGGCGCGGCGCCGTTATTGCTGATCGCCGGCGGCAGCGGCCTGGCACCGCTGCTGGCGATGCTGCAGGACGCCCTGGTAGATGGCTGCAAACGGCCCGCCACCCTGCTGTTCGGCGCTCGCGAGGAGCGCGACCTCTACGCCCTGGACGCCATCGCTGCGATCGCTGCGCAGTGGCGCGCACCGTTCCGCTTCGTGCCGGTGCTGTCTGCGGCGGCCGTCGATGCGCCCTGGCAGGGCGCCAGAGGCCTGGTCACCACGCAGATTGCCGTCCTGCTCGAGCCTGGCGCCCACGCCTACCTGTGCGGCCCGCCCGCCATGATCGACAGCGCCGTGCCCCTGCTGCGCGCAATGGGCGTGAGCAGCGAGCACATCCATGCCGACCGCTTCACCACCTGCCAAGACGCCCGGCCGGTGCCGGCCTGA
- a CDS encoding AraC family transcriptional regulator, with product MSDFLLPVLYLRQFAEQLRIMGKAPGDWLEQCGVDAQQLDDPSFQPGYALFSRLIERAVQLSDDPALGLLVGERLLVNTHGILGFAALQSESLRQTIKLLERYLAVRTTLVSLQHVHDAEAQQEHIQLIPRYPLGAIERSVLEAVMLAIKNILDAATLGNVRLQQVSFPFPTPGYAQLAQAMFNCPVAYAQPWAGFTFASALLDQPLRMADPEAFREAELICQRELRKLGETTSLGARIRRLMLEKHNGFPSLIVTARLFHLTPRTLHRRLLDEGTSFKQLLEEVRHSLAVEHLKAGHLSVEEIAYSLGYNDVANFRRAFKRWEGVPPSEYGVGGG from the coding sequence ATGTCCGACTTCCTGCTTCCCGTGCTTTACCTGCGGCAATTCGCCGAACAGCTGCGCATCATGGGCAAGGCCCCCGGCGACTGGCTCGAACAGTGCGGGGTCGACGCGCAGCAGCTGGACGACCCCAGCTTCCAGCCAGGCTATGCCCTGTTCAGCCGGCTGATCGAGCGCGCCGTGCAGCTGTCGGACGACCCGGCGCTGGGCCTGCTGGTGGGCGAGCGGCTGCTGGTCAACACCCACGGCATCCTCGGCTTCGCCGCCCTGCAAAGCGAGTCCCTGCGCCAAACGATCAAACTGCTGGAGCGCTACCTGGCGGTACGCACCACCCTGGTGAGCCTGCAGCATGTGCATGATGCCGAGGCGCAGCAGGAACATATCCAGCTCATCCCTCGCTACCCGCTCGGCGCCATCGAACGCAGCGTGCTGGAGGCGGTGATGCTGGCGATCAAGAACATTCTGGACGCCGCCACCCTGGGCAACGTGCGCCTGCAACAGGTCAGCTTTCCGTTTCCCACGCCCGGCTATGCGCAACTGGCCCAGGCCATGTTCAACTGCCCGGTCGCCTACGCCCAGCCCTGGGCCGGTTTCACCTTCGCCAGCGCCCTGCTCGACCAGCCCCTGCGCATGGCGGACCCGGAGGCCTTTCGCGAAGCGGAGCTGATCTGCCAGCGCGAACTGCGCAAGCTCGGCGAGACCACCAGCCTGGGCGCACGCATCCGCCGCCTGATGCTGGAGAAACACAACGGCTTCCCCAGCCTGATCGTGACCGCCCGCCTGTTCCACCTGACCCCGCGCACCCTGCACCGCCGCCTGCTGGACGAAGGCACCAGCTTCAAGCAGCTACTCGAGGAAGTCCGCCACAGCCTGGCGGTGGAACACCTCAAGGCCGGCCACCTCAGCGTGGAGGAAATCGCCTACTCGCTCGGCTATAACGACGTGGCCAACTTCCGCCGGGCGTTCAAGCGCTGGGAGGGGGTGCCGCCGTCTGAATATGGAGTGGGTGGCGGCTAG
- a CDS encoding HIRAN domain-containing protein has translation MNIIDHIFEPKRLLLVWHSSKDGTPHHRRVVGELYKDADSISFQYLKNTNDYKEAEKEGFIGFPAFSKTSSIFNNAIDAFMSRLPPRKRADFSKYLAQYALPSNFSGSDLSLLGYTGARLASDNFELCPDFSDANEPVDLVLEVSGVKYNMNDTSALLEGTPIHFELEPENKFDPSAIAIHAKIGKLGYVSRAINKGFKDLLDRCQVQGSVFKSSVRQGGLQILILVTCR, from the coding sequence ATGAACATAATTGATCATATATTTGAACCCAAACGCCTTCTCCTTGTGTGGCATAGTAGCAAAGACGGGACACCGCACCACCGGAGAGTTGTGGGCGAGCTATACAAAGACGCCGACTCTATATCATTTCAATATTTGAAGAACACAAATGATTACAAGGAAGCCGAGAAGGAAGGCTTTATAGGATTTCCGGCCTTTAGTAAAACTTCCAGTATTTTCAACAATGCTATAGATGCATTTATGAGCAGGCTTCCTCCTCGCAAGCGAGCTGACTTCAGTAAATATCTTGCACAATATGCATTGCCAAGTAATTTTTCCGGCTCTGATCTTTCTCTACTAGGGTATACAGGCGCCCGTCTTGCCAGTGATAACTTTGAACTATGCCCAGACTTCTCAGACGCAAATGAGCCTGTAGACTTAGTGCTCGAAGTAAGCGGAGTAAAATACAACATGAATGACACTAGCGCTCTCCTGGAGGGCACTCCCATTCATTTCGAACTTGAGCCGGAAAACAAGTTTGATCCAAGCGCGATAGCAATTCATGCAAAAATCGGAAAGCTGGGATATGTTAGCCGAGCAATAAATAAAGGCTTCAAAGATTTGCTAGACAGATGCCAAGTTCAAGGGAGTGTATTTAAGTCTAGTGTCCGCCAAGGAGGACTGCAGATTCTTATTCTAGTTACTTGCAGATAG
- a CDS encoding flavin reductase family protein has translation MNPHQTQVDLAKAYRLLNHGPTVLVSARHAGVDNVMAAAWACVLDFAPPKLTVVLDKATRTRELIEHSGRFVIQVPTAAQLQLTEQVGNHSLKDEPDKLAKAGVQLFEQDGHDLPFVAGCSAWLACELIAEPHNQNTYDLFIGEVVGAWADERVFKDGRWHFEDADPAWRSLHHVAGGHFYAIGEALKA, from the coding sequence ATGAATCCCCACCAAACCCAAGTAGACCTGGCCAAAGCCTACCGCCTGCTCAACCACGGCCCCACCGTGCTGGTCTCGGCCCGTCATGCCGGCGTGGACAACGTGATGGCGGCGGCCTGGGCCTGCGTGCTGGACTTCGCGCCGCCCAAGCTGACCGTGGTGCTGGACAAGGCCACCCGCACCCGCGAGCTGATCGAGCACAGTGGCCGTTTCGTGATCCAGGTGCCGACGGCGGCGCAGCTGCAGCTGACCGAGCAGGTCGGCAACCACAGCCTCAAGGATGAACCGGACAAACTGGCCAAGGCCGGCGTGCAGCTGTTCGAGCAGGACGGCCACGATCTGCCCTTCGTCGCCGGCTGTTCGGCCTGGCTGGCCTGCGAGCTGATCGCCGAGCCGCACAACCAGAACACCTACGACCTGTTCATCGGCGAAGTGGTCGGTGCCTGGGCGGATGAGCGGGTATTCAAGGACGGCCGCTGGCACTTCGAAGACGCCGACCCGGCCTGGCGCAGCCTGCACCATGTGGCCGGCGGGCACTTCTATGCCATCGGCGAGGCGCTCAAGGCCTAA
- the cobJ gene encoding precorrin-3B C(17)-methyltransferase, with translation MPPSPAIVILGASALATARRLQSLYPQAAIHGLRGRVTGVEQPYDDFGATLRGLYRAGTPIIALCAAGIVIRSLAPLLAEKGAEPAVLAVAEDGSAVVPLLGGLSGVNVMAREIAALLAVAPAITTSGELRFGTCVLNPPEGYVLADLEQGKRLVSDLLGGESLRIDGKAPWLQAANLPLDAQASRCVRISPQRAEQGGALLIHPRLVLARCSALDGDLPTAVRTALQQAGLAEAALAALLVDAAAMAQPQLAAAAAELGVPLRFIDTATSLPAAVYDQAGVSLHLATSPEAAAQTGRPRGRLSVIGLGPGCAELMAPAVRQALDQAEDVLGYETYVNMAGPFRAEQLLHASDNREELQRAAHAFELAAQGRRVVMVSSGDPGVFAMAAAVLEALEASSDAAWQAVELEVLPGISAALATAAKAGAPLGHDFCMLSLSDNLKPWAMIEKRLDHAAAADLAMAFYNPISRTRPWQLGRALDIVRQHRTPETLVVLGRDIGRPAEALRVLTLGELSAELVDMRTLVIIGSSQTRRFPRAEGGEWVYTPRWYPQT, from the coding sequence ATGCCCCCATCCCCGGCCATCGTCATTCTCGGCGCCTCTGCCCTGGCCACCGCCCGCCGCCTGCAGAGCCTCTACCCGCAGGCCGCGATCCACGGCCTGCGCGGGCGGGTGACGGGCGTCGAGCAGCCCTATGACGACTTCGGCGCCACCCTGCGCGGGCTGTACCGCGCCGGTACGCCGATCATCGCCCTGTGCGCCGCTGGCATCGTCATCCGCAGCCTGGCGCCGCTCCTGGCGGAGAAGGGCGCCGAGCCGGCAGTGCTGGCCGTGGCCGAGGACGGCAGCGCCGTGGTGCCGCTGCTCGGCGGGCTGAGCGGGGTCAATGTTATGGCCCGCGAGATTGCCGCGCTGCTGGCCGTGGCGCCGGCCATCACCACCAGCGGCGAGCTGCGCTTCGGCACCTGCGTGCTCAACCCGCCGGAGGGCTACGTGCTGGCCGACCTGGAGCAGGGCAAACGCCTGGTCAGCGACCTGCTCGGCGGCGAGTCGCTGCGCATCGATGGCAAGGCACCCTGGCTGCAGGCGGCGAACCTGCCGCTGGACGCGCAGGCCAGTCGCTGCGTCCGCATCAGCCCGCAGCGGGCAGAGCAGGGCGGTGCGCTGCTGATCCACCCGCGCCTGGTGCTGGCCCGTTGCAGCGCGCTGGACGGCGATCTGCCCACAGCCGTGCGCACCGCCCTGCAGCAGGCCGGTCTGGCCGAGGCGGCGCTGGCCGCGTTGCTGGTCGATGCCGCCGCGATGGCCCAACCGCAGCTGGCCGCCGCAGCCGCCGAGCTGGGCGTGCCGCTGCGCTTTATCGATACGGCAACCAGCTTGCCCGCCGCTGTGTATGACCAAGCGGGCGTCAGCCTGCACCTGGCCACCAGCCCAGAGGCCGCCGCGCAAACCGGCCGGCCGCGCGGTCGCCTCAGTGTGATCGGCCTCGGTCCCGGTTGCGCCGAGCTGATGGCTCCGGCCGTGCGCCAGGCGCTGGACCAGGCCGAGGATGTGCTCGGCTACGAAACCTACGTCAACATGGCCGGGCCGTTCCGCGCCGAACAGCTGCTGCACGCCAGCGACAACCGCGAGGAACTGCAGCGCGCCGCCCATGCTTTCGAGCTGGCCGCCCAGGGCCGGCGCGTGGTGATGGTGTCGTCCGGCGACCCCGGCGTGTTCGCCATGGCCGCCGCCGTTCTGGAAGCGCTAGAGGCGTCCAGCGATGCGGCCTGGCAGGCGGTAGAGCTGGAGGTGCTGCCGGGCATCTCCGCCGCCCTGGCCACTGCGGCCAAGGCCGGCGCGCCGCTGGGCCACGACTTCTGCATGCTGTCGTTGTCGGACAACCTCAAGCCCTGGGCCATGATCGAAAAGCGCCTGGATCACGCCGCCGCCGCCGACCTGGCCATGGCCTTCTACAACCCGATCTCCCGCACGCGCCCCTGGCAGCTCGGCCGCGCCCTCGACATCGTCCGCCAGCACCGCACGCCAGAAACCCTGGTGGTGCTCGGCCGCGACATCGGCCGCCCGGCCGAGGCGCTGCGCGTGCTGACCCTCGGCGAACTGAGCGCCGAGCTGGTGGACATGCGCACTCTGGTTATCATCGGCTCCAGCCAGACCCGCCGCTTCCCGAGGGCCGAGGGCGGCGAGTGGGTGTATACGCCGCGCTGGTATCCGCAAACCTAG
- a CDS encoding precorrin-2 C(20)-methyltransferase — protein sequence MTGKGRLLGLGVGPGDPELITLKALRLLQSAPVVGYFVAKAKANKGQGGNAFGIIEQHLSEAQQRLPLVYPVTTEKLEPPLSYEDVISDFYDTCAVQIARHLDAGRDVAVICEGDPFFYGSYMYLHDRLGAHYQVEVVPGVCSMLGCASVLGTPLVYRNQSLSVLSGVLPEDELKRRLQDAEAAVVMKLGRNFDKVRRVLQELGLDQRAHYVERATMGNQRIVPLDEVEPMSSPYFSMILVPGEKWRG from the coding sequence ATGACGGGTAAAGGACGTTTGCTCGGCCTCGGTGTCGGCCCCGGCGACCCGGAACTGATCACCCTCAAGGCCCTGCGCCTGTTGCAGTCGGCGCCGGTGGTTGGCTACTTCGTGGCCAAGGCCAAGGCGAATAAAGGCCAGGGCGGCAACGCCTTCGGCATCATCGAACAGCACCTGAGCGAGGCCCAACAGCGTCTGCCGCTGGTCTACCCGGTGACCACCGAGAAGCTCGAACCACCGCTGAGTTACGAGGATGTGATCAGCGATTTCTACGACACCTGCGCGGTGCAGATCGCCCGGCACCTGGACGCCGGCCGCGACGTGGCGGTGATCTGCGAGGGCGACCCGTTTTTCTACGGCTCCTACATGTACCTGCACGACCGCCTGGGCGCGCACTACCAGGTCGAGGTGGTGCCCGGCGTGTGCTCCATGCTCGGCTGCGCCTCGGTGCTCGGCACCCCGCTGGTGTACCGCAACCAGTCCTTGAGCGTGCTTTCCGGTGTGCTACCCGAGGACGAACTCAAGCGCCGCCTGCAGGACGCCGAAGCCGCCGTGGTGATGAAGCTCGGCCGCAACTTCGACAAGGTCCGTCGGGTGCTGCAGGAGCTGGGCCTGGATCAGCGCGCGCACTACGTCGAGCGGGCGACCATGGGCAACCAGCGCATCGTGCCGCTGGATGAAGTGGAGCCAATGTCCTCGCCGTATTTCTCGATGATCCTGGTGCCCGGCGAGAAATGGCGCGGCTGA